From Candidatus Omnitrophota bacterium, a single genomic window includes:
- the purN gene encoding phosphoribosylglycinamide formyltransferase has product MRIAVLVSGNGTNLQALMDAQKDGQLSSGEIVLVLSDNKDAFALKRAERNGIRTVIKELSGEMTRKDLDDHILRELEGEKIELVVLAGYMRILGPELVKKYRGRILNIHPALLPAFKGVHGIRDAYECGVKITGVTVHFVDEGLDSGPIILQEPVRIGSGDTLDALEKKIHEVEHRLYPEAVRLFVSGKLKMDGRKVIIQ; this is encoded by the coding sequence ATGCGGATCGCGGTTCTTGTTTCAGGTAATGGCACTAACCTTCAGGCGCTCATGGACGCCCAGAAGGATGGACAGTTATCTTCGGGCGAAATAGTCCTTGTTCTTAGCGATAACAAGGACGCGTTCGCGTTAAAGCGGGCCGAGCGGAACGGGATAAGAACAGTTATCAAGGAGCTTTCCGGGGAGATGACGAGAAAGGACCTGGACGACCATATCCTGCGAGAGCTTGAAGGGGAAAAGATAGAGTTAGTGGTACTTGCCGGCTATATGCGTATACTGGGTCCTGAGCTGGTAAAAAAATACAGGGGCAGGATCCTGAACATACATCCGGCGCTTTTGCCGGCATTCAAGGGGGTCCATGGGATAAGGGACGCTTATGAATGTGGAGTGAAGATAACGGGTGTGACCGTACATTTTGTCGACGAAGGCCTGGATTCCGGGCCGATAATCCTGCAGGAGCCGGTAAGGATCGGGAGCGGAGACACGCTTGACGCGCTTGAAAAGAAGATACATGAAGTGGAACACAGGTTGTATCCTGAGGCCGTAAGGCTGTTCGTTTCCGGGAAACTTAAGATGGACGGCAGGAAAGTCATTATTCAGTGA
- the rsxC gene encoding electron transport complex subunit RsxC — protein MKLATFPGGIHPEYNKDISIREPLRVGAVPHTLVVPLSQHIGAPNQAVVKKGDIVEEGQVIGKSDSFVSSPVHSPVYGKVSDIKKAFHPVLGQTMSIFIEHDKEKEPKVYAPRDVMDMTAAEIIEKVHDAGLVGMGGAAFPTHVKLNVPQGKEIETLIINGAECEPYLTCDHALMTRCTEEILKGLKLLIKVINPKNVYIAIEINKKSAIFAFEKLIGKTSDPEISKIRIVPLGTKYPQGGEKQLIKAISGKEVPPGKLPLDIGFLIQNVGTVYAVYEAVYMDKPLIERIVTITGDCLYRPGNYLIKVGVTLKEILDNYGLELHRKPEKIIFGGPMMGIAQPDLEAPVIKSTSGILLLSEQKARSFEEGQCIKCAKCADVCPVRLVPTEIMKNVKKGFMDKAEGLCVLDCMECGSCAYICPARIPLVQYLKEGKAYVMKMKRGK, from the coding sequence ATGAAACTGGCAACTTTCCCCGGTGGGATACACCCCGAATATAACAAAGATATAAGCATAAGAGAGCCCCTAAGAGTGGGAGCTGTACCGCATACGCTTGTGGTGCCTCTTTCACAACATATAGGCGCCCCGAACCAGGCTGTAGTAAAGAAAGGCGACATCGTCGAAGAAGGCCAGGTCATAGGGAAAAGCGACAGTTTTGTCTCAAGTCCCGTACACTCACCGGTTTATGGAAAAGTTTCGGATATAAAAAAGGCCTTTCACCCGGTCCTGGGCCAGACTATGTCGATATTTATTGAGCACGACAAGGAAAAAGAACCTAAGGTCTATGCGCCTCGTGATGTTATGGACATGACCGCGGCTGAGATCATAGAGAAGGTACATGATGCCGGGCTGGTGGGCATGGGCGGGGCGGCTTTTCCTACTCACGTTAAATTGAACGTCCCCCAGGGTAAAGAGATAGAGACCCTGATAATAAACGGAGCCGAATGCGAACCGTATCTCACCTGTGACCACGCTCTGATGACAAGGTGCACGGAAGAGATATTAAAGGGGCTTAAGCTGCTCATTAAGGTCATAAATCCGAAAAATGTATACATAGCTATCGAGATCAACAAAAAATCCGCTATATTCGCTTTTGAGAAACTTATCGGGAAAACAAGTGATCCGGAGATCTCGAAAATACGTATAGTGCCTTTGGGGACCAAATATCCTCAGGGAGGGGAAAAACAGCTGATCAAGGCTATTTCGGGAAAAGAAGTCCCTCCGGGAAAGCTCCCGCTCGACATAGGGTTCCTTATACAGAATGTGGGTACTGTCTACGCGGTATATGAGGCTGTGTATATGGATAAACCCCTTATAGAGAGGATAGTGACCATTACGGGAGATTGTCTTTACAGGCCGGGCAATTACCTGATAAAAGTGGGGGTTACCCTGAAAGAGATACTTGATAATTACGGGCTGGAACTCCACAGGAAGCCGGAAAAGATCATATTCGGCGGACCTATGATGGGGATCGCCCAGCCGGACCTTGAGGCGCCGGTCATAAAGAGCACATCCGGGATACTGCTCCTCTCGGAACAAAAAGCGAGGTCTTTTGAGGAAGGACAGTGCATAAAGTGCGCTAAATGCGCCGATGTGTGCCCGGTCCGGCTCGTCCCGACGGAAATAATGAAGAATGTAAAAAAGGGTTTTATGGACAAAGCGGAAGGACTATGTGTGCTCGATTGCATGGAATGCGGTTCATGCGCGTACATCTGCCCGGCACGTATCCCGCTCGTACAATACCTGAAAGAAGGTAAGGCCTACGTAATGAAAATGAAGAGGGGTAAATGA
- a CDS encoding carbohydrate kinase, which yields MGPVKENNIICCGNIAFDLISSAPKKHGHCKIQARPGGSVLNTAVHLARLGLPVSIMAKTGTDRLSGILVDALKGSGVDTSLLVPDKKIRTGLAIASLDKNGNSSYIFYSPEGKDAAFTRGQLTGKPLNNAAAFHVASLYAYNDHTFENSLYLLEQSVKKGVFSTFDPNWRPHRVKDRNKAIRRIKKLIDIVSLPRMSESDIMAITGTRTLSKALRCIRPNTVVTLGEKGSLFWNGKRELYQRAFKVKVRDTIGAGDAFTAGLIYMHYINDNNSFWDNMRDNLEFASAVSGVVCLGTGATEALKSLRQVRLLMGRHGKKKTRP from the coding sequence ATGGGTCCGGTGAAAGAAAATAATATAATTTGTTGCGGGAATATCGCTTTTGACCTGATATCTTCCGCCCCCAAAAAACACGGGCATTGTAAAATACAGGCCCGCCCGGGGGGATCTGTGCTGAATACAGCTGTCCACCTTGCCAGACTAGGGCTTCCCGTATCTATAATGGCCAAGACCGGAACGGACCGTCTAAGCGGCATACTGGTAGATGCCTTGAAGGGATCTGGCGTCGACACCTCTCTTCTGGTCCCCGATAAAAAAATAAGGACCGGGCTTGCCATAGCCAGCCTGGATAAGAACGGTAATTCCTCATATATTTTTTACAGTCCCGAGGGAAAAGACGCGGCTTTTACGCGCGGACAGCTCACCGGTAAGCCGCTTAATAATGCCGCCGCCTTTCACGTCGCTTCCCTGTACGCATACAACGATCATACGTTCGAGAACTCGTTGTATCTACTGGAGCAGTCGGTAAAAAAAGGGGTCTTCTCAACCTTCGACCCGAACTGGCGTCCACATAGGGTCAAGGACAGGAACAAGGCCATCCGGCGAATAAAAAAGCTCATTGATATTGTCTCTCTGCCCAGAATGAGCGAATCCGACATAATGGCCATAACGGGAACACGGACATTGAGCAAAGCACTACGTTGTATCCGCCCCAATACGGTGGTGACCCTGGGAGAAAAAGGCTCCCTTTTCTGGAACGGGAAGAGAGAACTGTATCAGCGGGCCTTCAAAGTAAAGGTCAGGGACACTATCGGGGCCGGGGATGCCTTTACCGCGGGACTGATATACATGCATTATATTAACGACAATAACTCGTTCTGGGATAATATGCGGGACAACCTGGAATTCGCTTCCGCCGTTTCAGGGGTCGTTTGTTTAGGGACTGGAGCTACGGAAGCTCTGAAAAGCCTTAGGCAGGTGCGTCTCTTGATGGGCCGCCACGGCAAAAAGAAAACCCGGCCTTGA
- a CDS encoding RnfABCDGE type electron transport complex subunit D has product MKKLTLTVSPHIHSPMDTRSMMKAVIVSLIPAVAASLFFYRWNALFVTLSCIAGCVSTEYALQKLRRKKVAIRDLSAILTGVLLAMVLPPATPLWMSFLGGVFAIALGKEVFGGLGHNIFNPALLARAFLMAAFPVTLTTWSNPFSVDAMTTATPLGIAKFEHVATSWVPLMLGNIGGCIGETSAIALVAGGLYLLYIKVVDYRIPVAYIGTVGLFSTVTHLVAPGSYVGPVFHLLAGGLLLGAFFMATDPVTSPVTAKGRWIFGIGCGLITMIIRLWGGLPEGVMYSILLMNAVTPLIDRFARPRRFGVTHGK; this is encoded by the coding sequence ATGAAAAAACTGACCCTGACGGTATCACCGCACATTCATTCTCCCATGGACACACGCTCCATGATGAAGGCAGTGATCGTGTCCCTTATTCCCGCAGTAGCGGCCAGTTTGTTCTTTTACAGGTGGAACGCGTTATTTGTTACGCTTTCATGTATAGCGGGATGCGTGTCCACGGAATACGCCCTTCAGAAGCTGCGCCGGAAGAAAGTAGCCATAAGGGACCTGAGCGCGATACTTACGGGGGTCTTGCTTGCCATGGTCTTGCCGCCGGCCACACCTTTATGGATGTCTTTTCTTGGAGGGGTTTTCGCCATCGCTTTAGGAAAGGAAGTGTTCGGGGGTCTCGGGCACAATATCTTCAATCCCGCGCTTCTGGCAAGAGCTTTTCTTATGGCGGCTTTCCCGGTAACATTGACCACATGGTCAAACCCTTTCAGTGTGGACGCCATGACGACAGCTACGCCCCTCGGCATAGCGAAATTCGAGCACGTGGCGACTTCCTGGGTGCCTCTTATGCTGGGAAATATCGGGGGATGTATAGGCGAGACGTCCGCTATCGCGCTGGTAGCCGGCGGTCTGTACCTTTTATATATCAAGGTAGTGGACTACAGGATACCCGTCGCTTACATAGGAACTGTTGGTCTTTTTTCCACTGTTACCCATCTGGTAGCTCCGGGATCGTATGTAGGCCCGGTATTCCATCTTCTGGCCGGAGGACTTTTACTGGGTGCTTTTTTCATGGCGACCGATCCCGTGACAAGCCCGGTCACGGCTAAGGGTAGATGGATCTTTGGGATCGGCTGCGGGCTGATAACGATGATAATACGGCTGTGGGGAGGGCTACCCGAGGGAGTGATGTACTCTATACTACTAATGAACGCGGTGACGCCGCTTATAGACAGGTTCGCCAGGCCCAGAAGGTTCGGGGTGACCCATGGAAAATAA
- a CDS encoding RnfABCDGE type electron transport complex subunit B: MDSIMMASILSMVGLTVFFASVLVFADKKLRVKDDPRVEEISKLLPGVNCGACGFLSCHDFAEHIVRDGESPSKCRVVPEENSKKIFDITGGTAGDVVPKYAVIHCAAEQDHKDPPAEYKGVRTCRGAVLAFGGGMKCEYGCMGFGDCVAACPFGAITMDKGLPRVSIEKCTGCGKCVAACPRKVISLQEKEHEKIFYVACNSHDLGPRVRQVCGVGCIACGICAKLSTEGYFTVVDNLSVPDYSKQGKIDEVVKLQVKCPTKVIKDI, translated from the coding sequence GTGGATAGCATAATGATGGCTTCCATCCTGAGCATGGTAGGCCTGACCGTATTCTTCGCCTCGGTACTGGTCTTTGCCGACAAGAAGCTGCGGGTAAAGGATGATCCCAGGGTCGAGGAGATAAGCAAACTGTTGCCCGGAGTGAATTGCGGAGCCTGCGGTTTTTTAAGCTGCCATGATTTTGCCGAGCACATAGTCCGCGATGGGGAATCGCCATCCAAATGTCGTGTCGTTCCGGAAGAGAACAGCAAGAAGATATTCGATATAACCGGTGGGACAGCCGGGGATGTTGTGCCTAAATACGCCGTGATACACTGCGCGGCGGAACAAGACCACAAGGACCCTCCGGCGGAATATAAGGGTGTGCGCACTTGCCGGGGCGCTGTTCTGGCGTTCGGCGGAGGGATGAAGTGCGAATATGGATGTATGGGGTTCGGTGATTGCGTGGCAGCATGCCCGTTCGGGGCGATCACCATGGATAAAGGGCTACCCAGGGTGTCGATCGAAAAATGCACAGGATGCGGCAAATGCGTGGCAGCATGCCCCAGGAAGGTGATCTCTCTCCAGGAAAAGGAACATGAAAAGATATTCTACGTAGCGTGTAATTCACACGACTTGGGGCCACGAGTCAGGCAAGTTTGCGGCGTAGGCTGTATAGCGTGTGGTATATGCGCAAAATTGTCCACAGAAGGGTATTTCACGGTGGTTGATAACTTGTCCGTACCGGATTACTCAAAACAGGGGAAGATCGATGAAGTGGTTAAATTACAGGTCAAATGTCCTACGAAGGTCATAAAGGATATCTGA
- a CDS encoding septum formation initiator family protein: MEGKKITLYAVIMAVVLYVVFLPGFSELQRMREEEKEQEKRVQLLEEENERLKEKLARLRNDPVYLEKVARDKLGIVRKGEIIYRPSDKK; the protein is encoded by the coding sequence ATGGAAGGGAAGAAGATAACGCTGTACGCTGTTATAATGGCGGTGGTCCTGTATGTGGTCTTCCTCCCCGGATTCTCTGAGCTTCAGAGGATGAGGGAAGAGGAAAAGGAACAGGAAAAAAGAGTACAACTTCTTGAGGAAGAGAACGAAAGGCTCAAGGAGAAGCTCGCACGGCTAAGGAACGACCCGGTATATCTGGAGAAAGTAGCCAGGGATAAGTTGGGGATAGTGAGAAAAGGCGAAATAATATACAGGCCTTCCGATAAAAAGTGA
- the eno gene encoding phosphopyruvate hydratase: MSTKITKVIGREIVDSRGNPTVEVDVVLEDGSLGRAAVPSGASTGEHEAVELRDGDKSRYMGKGVLKAVANVNGEISGKVMGMDAKGQKELDDVLIKLDGTPNKGRLGANAILGVSMAAAKAAAISAGQPLFRYLGGDKANILPVPMMNIINGGQHADNNVDLQEFMIMPLGAPSFREALRMGAEVFHNLKKILHAKKHSTAVGDEGGFAPNLKSNEEAVEVILEAITAAGYKPGKDIYIALDPASSEFYEDGNYVLEAEASPKKTPKEMAAFYADWVSRYPIVSIEDGMAEDDWDGWKELTDKIGKEIQLVGDDLFVTNTERLKMGVDKGIANSILIKVNQIGTLTETLAAIDMAKKAGYTAVMSHRSGETEDTTISHLAVATGTGQIKTGSICRTDRICKYNELLRIEEALGKEAVYGSAIWKGRR; encoded by the coding sequence ATGTCCACAAAGATCACGAAAGTAATAGGCAGAGAGATTGTGGATTCCCGCGGGAATCCGACAGTCGAGGTTGATGTAGTGCTGGAAGATGGTTCTCTGGGACGCGCCGCGGTCCCGAGCGGGGCTTCTACCGGTGAACATGAGGCTGTAGAGCTCCGTGACGGGGATAAGTCCCGATATATGGGCAAAGGCGTGCTTAAAGCCGTAGCCAATGTTAACGGAGAAATATCAGGGAAAGTCATGGGTATGGACGCGAAGGGACAGAAGGAACTGGATGATGTGCTTATCAAGCTTGACGGCACGCCGAACAAGGGCAGGCTTGGCGCTAACGCCATCCTTGGGGTTTCCATGGCCGCCGCGAAGGCCGCCGCGATATCGGCCGGGCAACCGCTTTTCAGGTATCTGGGCGGGGACAAAGCTAATATCCTGCCCGTACCCATGATGAATATTATCAACGGGGGACAGCATGCGGATAATAATGTCGATCTCCAGGAATTCATGATAATGCCGCTTGGCGCTCCTTCTTTCAGGGAAGCTTTGAGGATGGGGGCGGAAGTGTTCCATAACCTGAAAAAGATCCTTCACGCGAAAAAACACTCTACGGCGGTAGGTGACGAAGGCGGGTTCGCCCCGAACCTCAAATCCAACGAAGAAGCTGTTGAAGTGATCCTCGAGGCGATAACCGCCGCTGGGTACAAGCCGGGCAAGGATATCTATATAGCGCTTGATCCCGCTTCCAGCGAATTCTATGAAGACGGCAATTACGTGCTTGAGGCTGAGGCCAGTCCGAAGAAGACACCGAAGGAAATGGCCGCGTTCTACGCGGACTGGGTAAGTAGATATCCCATAGTGTCCATTGAAGATGGTATGGCCGAGGACGACTGGGATGGGTGGAAAGAGCTTACGGACAAGATCGGCAAGGAAATACAGCTTGTAGGCGATGATCTGTTCGTTACCAACACTGAACGATTGAAAATGGGCGTGGATAAGGGTATAGCGAATTCCATTCTCATAAAAGTGAACCAGATAGGCACGCTTACCGAAACGTTAGCGGCCATAGACATGGCGAAGAAAGCGGGATATACCGCGGTAATGTCACATCGCTCCGGAGAAACGGAAGATACTACGATATCCCATCTCGCGGTGGCTACGGGTACGGGCCAGATAAAAACAGGCTCTATATGTAGAACGGACCGCATATGTAAATACAACGAGCTTCTCAGGATCGAAGAGGCGCTCGGGAAAGAGGCCGTATACGGCAGTGCGATATGGAAGGGAAGAAGATAA
- a CDS encoding MFS transporter yields the protein MTSLREVLFKRNFFPLWLGQIISEFGDRLNQMALISLVYAKSPGSVMALAKLIFFVVIPVFIIGPVAGVYVDRWDRKKVMIAADILRGTLVLFIPIFVLLDMMLPVYIMVFLIFSATRFFLPSKMAIIPDIVSEDKLLAANSLSNTTRMIATVLGFALAGYIVKWVGYMWGFYLDSLSYFVSAALIMLITPLSRNVREAATEEISIARDIIESSIKKNMWQEIADGIKCLFDNDKMKVVAASLFVSMAGIGSIFCIAIVFVQEVFGGGTKALGIMGVFVGTGLFAGTILYGKLGQKMSKIRSIFASFILTGLLLAAFALYAKTLSSMALAGCLIFLVGGAAAPIFICSNTLVHTLVPENIRGRIFSSMETLIHIAFLAFMFFTAILSKYVENFYILMASGIMFAMFGVFGMVMYSIKRDVTTG from the coding sequence ATGACCAGTTTAAGAGAAGTGCTTTTCAAGAGGAATTTTTTCCCTTTGTGGTTGGGACAGATAATATCCGAATTTGGGGACAGGTTGAACCAGATGGCGTTGATATCCCTGGTATACGCCAAATCGCCCGGATCGGTCATGGCCCTGGCAAAGTTGATATTTTTTGTGGTCATCCCTGTTTTTATCATAGGCCCAGTAGCCGGGGTATATGTCGACAGGTGGGACAGGAAGAAGGTAATGATAGCCGCGGACATACTACGCGGCACGCTTGTGCTTTTCATTCCCATATTCGTTCTTCTTGACATGATGCTTCCTGTATATATAATGGTCTTCCTTATTTTCTCCGCGACAAGGTTCTTTCTCCCGTCAAAGATGGCGATAATACCGGATATAGTATCGGAGGACAAGCTCTTGGCGGCGAACTCCCTGTCTAATACGACGAGGATGATAGCGACTGTATTGGGTTTCGCGCTGGCCGGGTATATCGTGAAATGGGTCGGGTATATGTGGGGGTTCTATCTCGACAGCCTTAGCTATTTCGTATCCGCCGCACTTATAATGCTGATAACTCCATTGTCGCGGAACGTAAGGGAAGCCGCGACCGAGGAGATAAGCATAGCCCGGGATATTATCGAAAGTTCGATCAAAAAGAACATGTGGCAGGAAATAGCCGATGGGATCAAATGCCTTTTTGATAACGACAAAATGAAGGTAGTCGCGGCGTCTTTGTTCGTGAGCATGGCCGGTATCGGATCGATATTCTGTATCGCGATAGTTTTCGTGCAAGAGGTTTTCGGCGGCGGGACAAAAGCGCTTGGCATAATGGGTGTTTTTGTCGGGACCGGTCTTTTTGCCGGAACGATATTATACGGGAAGCTCGGGCAGAAGATGTCGAAGATACGCTCCATATTTGCCAGTTTTATTCTCACAGGGCTGTTGCTCGCGGCATTCGCGTTGTACGCGAAAACGCTTTCATCCATGGCGTTGGCGGGTTGCCTGATATTCCTTGTCGGAGGCGCGGCTGCCCCGATCTTCATATGTTCCAATACGCTGGTACACACACTTGTCCCGGAGAACATCCGCGGAAGGATATTCAGTTCCATGGAAACGCTCATCCATATAGCGTTCCTCGCGTTCATGTTCTTCACCGCGATACTCTCGAAATATGTAGAGAATTTTTATATACTCATGGCATCAGGCATAATGTTCGCCATGTTCGGGGTGTTCGGGATGGTAATGTATAGTATAAAAAGGGACGTGACAACGGGATAG
- the rsxA gene encoding electron transport complex subunit RsxA yields the protein MRELVLIFLAASITNNFVLTYFLGICPFIGVSNKIDSSIGLGIATTFVMTMAATFTWLIYHYVLLPYDLVFLQYVAFIIVIASFVQFVEMFIKKMSPPLYRALGIFLPLITTNCAILGLTLFMVLRDYNFLESVVFGFSAGIGFTLALVIMAGIREELAFADIPEPLKGAGITLVVAGMLALAFMGFGGLISG from the coding sequence ATGCGTGAACTTGTCCTTATTTTCCTTGCCGCGAGCATAACCAACAATTTCGTGTTAACGTACTTCCTTGGCATCTGTCCTTTTATAGGCGTGTCAAATAAGATAGACAGCTCCATAGGCCTGGGCATCGCCACTACTTTCGTTATGACGATGGCCGCGACATTCACATGGTTGATCTATCATTATGTACTCTTGCCTTATGACCTGGTCTTCCTGCAATATGTGGCGTTCATAATCGTAATAGCGAGTTTCGTACAGTTCGTCGAGATGTTCATTAAAAAAATGTCGCCGCCACTTTACAGAGCCTTGGGCATATTCCTGCCACTTATAACGACTAACTGTGCCATACTTGGGCTTACGCTTTTCATGGTCCTGAGGGACTACAATTTTCTTGAATCAGTAGTGTTTGGTTTCAGCGCGGGCATAGGGTTCACCCTGGCTCTTGTCATAATGGCCGGCATAAGGGAAGAGCTGGCGTTCGCGGACATCCCTGAACCGCTTAAGGGCGCCGGGATAACGCTTGTTGTCGCCGGTATGCTGGCGCTTGCGTTCATGGGGTTTGGAGGGTTGATAAGTGGATAG
- a CDS encoding electron transport complex subunit E — protein MTATKDIIKGLWKENPVFVQVLGMCPTLAVSTKAIFGLSMGLATTFVLVSSSVVVSMVRKLVPDQVRIPIFTAIIATFVTAADYFLKANFFEISKALGPYVPLIVVNCVILGRAEAFASKNGVGRSFLDAAGMGLGFTSALVILGSIREILGAGTIFGYRVMWEGFMNWIVMVLPAGAFITLGLLVGLFNVADKKMKEKRIKHA, from the coding sequence ATGACCGCGACGAAAGATATAATAAAAGGATTGTGGAAAGAGAACCCGGTATTCGTGCAAGTGCTGGGCATGTGTCCGACCCTGGCGGTCAGCACTAAGGCGATATTCGGGCTGTCTATGGGGCTGGCGACGACCTTTGTCCTGGTATCGTCCAGCGTGGTAGTATCGATGGTAAGAAAGCTTGTCCCTGACCAGGTGAGGATACCCATCTTTACGGCTATCATAGCCACGTTCGTCACGGCCGCGGACTATTTCCTTAAAGCTAATTTTTTCGAGATAAGCAAAGCCCTTGGCCCATATGTCCCTCTTATAGTCGTCAACTGTGTTATCCTGGGTCGGGCGGAGGCGTTCGCTTCCAAGAACGGGGTCGGGCGGTCCTTCCTGGATGCCGCGGGTATGGGGTTAGGGTTCACTTCCGCGCTTGTGATACTCGGGTCCATTCGGGAGATATTGGGCGCGGGTACGATTTTCGGATATCGCGTGATGTGGGAAGGCTTCATGAACTGGATAGTCATGGTCCTGCCCGCGGGAGCGTTTATCACGTTGGGACTTCTGGTGGGCCTTTTTAACGTCGCGGACAAAAAGATGAAAGAAAAGAGGATAAAGCATGCGTGA
- a CDS encoding FMN-binding protein: MENKNIISSILGNEVVKIIVSLVAVGIVSGMALVYVYNYSMPKIKVNLNNETEKAIRTIFPSAKDIVKSPKEGVFTVKDASGKMLGYAFTAEGNGYQGVIKVLAGSDPGFTSLKGMEVLESQETPGLGAEINSDSFRGQFDGLDVAHAIEYVKNQKPTKPYEIEAITGATISSRAVVNLLNKRISELREAGTK, encoded by the coding sequence ATGGAAAATAAGAACATCATAAGTTCGATATTGGGGAACGAGGTCGTCAAGATAATAGTATCCCTTGTCGCGGTCGGGATAGTGTCGGGCATGGCGCTAGTTTACGTTTACAATTATTCAATGCCGAAAATAAAGGTTAATCTCAACAACGAAACAGAAAAAGCCATACGGACGATATTCCCGTCAGCCAAGGATATCGTAAAAAGCCCTAAAGAGGGGGTTTTTACCGTAAAAGACGCTTCGGGGAAAATGCTTGGATACGCTTTTACGGCAGAGGGGAACGGATATCAAGGAGTGATCAAGGTGCTCGCCGGGTCGGACCCTGGCTTCACGTCGCTCAAGGGCATGGAAGTCCTTGAGTCGCAGGAGACCCCGGGACTTGGGGCGGAAATAAACAGTGACAGTTTCAGGGGACAGTTCGACGGACTTGATGTGGCACACGCGATAGAATATGTTAAGAACCAGAAGCCGACGAAGCCTTATGAGATAGAAGCCATAACCGGGGCCACGATATCCTCAAGAGCGGTGGTCAATCTTCTTAATAAGAGAATATCCGAGCTCAGGGAGGCGGGGACAAAATGA